CTTTAGTGTTCTCTCCTCTCAGCTACTCATGGGAGGTAGGCCTGGAACAGATGACTAGAGAGCGGTTTCTACGCGTCTACATTGGCACCGTGGTCGCCTGCGGGGCCGCCGCCCTTGGATACACCGCGGCGGTCGTTCCCATCAAGGATGTTGCCGGAGTGATCTTCTTCTTCATCGCCGCCGGCGCCACCGCCCTGATGCCGGTCGCCCTGGCCAAGAACAGCACGATCAACGTTGGGTTCGCCCTGACCTTCGCGGCCATCCTGCTCTTCGGGGTGCCGGGGGGGACGTGGATCGCCATGGCCGGCGCCCTGGCCGGGTCCCTCTATCCGAAGGTCTTCAAGCTGGACAAGCTCCTTTTCAACGTCGGGTCGGTGGCCCTCTCGGGCTTCCTGGCCGGCCTCGTCAACGAGCTCGCCCTCGACTACCTGGCCGGCGCCCCGTTCTACGTCGTCAGGTACGTCGCCGTCCCGCTGGTTTACTTTCTGAGCAACAGCGCCTTCGCGTCCTTCGTCATCAGCCTGGTGAGAAACGAAGCGGCCCTCCGGATCTGGTTTGACAAGTACCGTTGGCTGGCTCCGAACTACCTGCTCCTGGCCCCGTTCGGAGCGGCCTTCGCCCAGGTCTACCTAGGCACCGGGCTCCTCGGGGTGACCGTCTTCCTCCCGCCCCTGCTGATGGCGAGGTACTCCTTCCAGCTATATACGGAAAAGACGAAAGAGGTGGAGCAGAGCCTTCAGAAGGTCAAGGAGCATGCGGCGGTCATCGAGAGCAAGAACGTCGAGCTGAACCGCCGGATCGGCGAGCTCTCGGCCCTCCACAAGTCGGCCACGGCCATCGGGTCGACCCTTAACCTGCACGAGCTGCTCGACCTGATCATCGACCTGAGCGCCAAGACCATCGGCTTCTCCATCGGGTTCCTGATGCTGATTCAGGGTGACACCAACCGGGTCAGCTTCGAGATCGTCCGTGGCTTCGACGAAGGCGATGACGCCGGCTACCTGGACCGCGAGGCCTGCCTGGAGGCGGCCCTCCACACCGCCCGGACGCAGCAACTCTACACCCTCTCGCCGATCGACAAGGTGATCAGCATCAGACACTACCGGGAGAACCGCACGCCCGAAGACACCCTGGTTTTCGTGCCGCTGGTGGTCAACGGCTCGACCCTCGGGGTGATGGGCCTGACCTGCTCGCAGGAGTCCCTCAAGCAGCAGGAAGACGTCCTCTCGATCTTCGCCTCGCAGGCCGCGGCGGCCATCGCCAACGCCAAGCTGTATGAGTCGACCGAGCAGGCGGTGGTCACCGACGGGATCACCGGTTTATACAACCATCGGCATTTCCAGGAACTCCTCGACACCGAATTGGAGCGGGCCCGAACCCAGAACTACCCGGTCTCCTTGCTGCTGGTCGACACCGACTACTTTAAGGTCATCAACGACAGCTACGGGCACCCAGTCGGGGACGAGTTGCTCCGGGAGATGGCCGGGGCGATCCGGTCCTGCCTGCGGACGACCGACCTGACCTGCCGCTACGGCGGAGACGAGTTTGCGGTGATCCTCTCCGGGGCCGACGTCCATACGGCCGGGGAGATCGCCGACAAGATTCGCCGGACCATCGCCAATCGGCACTTCATCGTGGCCGATGGGATTCCGGTGAGCACCACGGTGAGCATCGGGGTATCGACCTTCCCGAAGAACGCGACCGAGAAGAAGGCCCTCATCGACCTCGCCGGTCGGGCCGCTTACCACGCCAAGGAACACGGGCGCAACCTGGTCTCGGCGATCGAGGCGGTCCAGAACCAGAACGAAGTCCCGGCCGGATTGAGCGTCACCAGGGCCCTCGACCCCGAGTCCTACCTCGGGATGATGAACACCGCCTACATCGACACCATCAGGGCCCTGTCCTACCTGGTCAACGCCAAGGACCCGTACACCTACGGCCATTCCTGCCGGGTGGAGAGTTACGTCGTCAAGATCTCGCGGGCCCTCGGGCTGCCCGAGGAGGACACCCGGAACATCCAGCGGGCCGCGCTGCTTCACGATATCGGCAAGGTCGGGATCGACGAGGGCATCCTCCGCAAGGAAGGGCCCCTGACCCGGCTCGAGTACGAGGTGATGAAGCAACACCCGCAGATCGGGGCCCAGATCCTCGAACGAGTCGACTTCCTCAAGGAGTTGGCGCCCCTCGTCTACCATCACCAAGAGATGTACGACGGGGGTGGTTACCCAAGCGGTCTGAAGGGCACCGACATCCCCCTCGGGGCGAGGATCATCGCCGTGGCCGACGCCTACGAGGCGATGACCAACAACCGTCCCTACCGCCAGCGGAGAACGCCCGCGCAGGCCCTGGAAGAGCTGAGGAAATGCTCGGGCAAGCAGTTTGACCCGGAGATCGTCGAGGCCTTCGTCAAGATCGTCGCCCCTGAATTGGTCGAAGTCGAGGGCGTGGAGGTGGCCACCGGGTGAACCTCACCTGACCGATGACACCAACATGGTGATCGCTGTCAACCCCGAACCGGGGAGAGCAAGACGGTTGACGCTTCGACCATCCTCTGGTCGGACACCATCCTCTGGAGCGAGAGGGTCATGGTCAACGGGGAATAGTCGCCGCTCCTCTACACCAAGAAGCAGCAAGAGGGCGGTTTCCGCCGAGTCTACACGTCGCGAGTGGCCCTGCTCGTTCGGGAGCAGGGCTTTTAGCTGTCTGGGGGGCCCAAGAGGGGGCGGGCGGAACGGCCGGGCGCCCGGCCGGGTCACGGTGGCGACCCACCAAAAGGGGCTAAAGCTTGGGCGGGTCTTTGCCGACAATGATAGTGGGCGCTTAGTCGGCGGCCGCGCAATCCCTCTCGGGCCCACCCGAGCGGCCCGGCCGGCCGGCCGAGCCCAATGATGACGCGACAGGCCGGCCCCCGTCCGGCGTAAGGAGGTCGTCTAAAGGCAATGCAGGCTGAACAGCAGCAGGTGGCCACGGAAGACAAATACGTCGTCTTCCAACTGGGTGGCGAGGCCTACGGGGTCGACATCAACAAGGTCCAGGACATCAACCCCATGACCAAGATCACCCAGGTACCAAGGGCTCCCGAGTTCGTTGAGGGGATCATCAACCTACGTGGGCGGGTCATCCCCGTGATCGACCTGCGCAAGCGCTTCGGGCTTCCCCCCCAGGACCACACCAGGTCGACCGTGATCGTCGTCGTCGAGGTCGAGGGGAACACCATCGGGGTCATCGTCGATGCGGTCTCCGAGGTCCTTCCGATCCCGCGGGGCGTGGTCGAACCCCCGTCGCCCTTCATCGCCGGCGTCGACTCCGACTACCTGCGCGGGGTGGCCAAGCTGGAGGATCGGCTGATCATCCTGCTCGACCTGGAGAAGGCCCTGAACAGGCAAGAGAAAAACGACCTCAAGGACAAGCGCTTCTTCCAGCCGGCCGCCGTCGAGAAGGTCGTCTGAGGCGGGATCGCCCCCGCGGCCCGACAGGTGGAACCGCCGAGCGTCCCCCGCCGTCCGGGCGCCGGCCACTCGAGCGGTCGAGCCCGGCCGGAACCGCAGAAAGACCGATAGACCAGCCCCGTAACCAGGTGGGTAGACACGGGAGATGAACTAGTCCTATGGCCCAGAGCCTCGACATCACCCCGGAAGATCTGAAGGTCTTCCTCGAAGAAGCCGAAGAGCAGCTCCAGCTGCTCGAAGGGGACATCGTCAAGCTCGAGAAGAGCGAGGACGCTGAGCTACTGCAGGAGATCTTCCGGGCGGCGCACACCCTCAAGGGATCCTCGGCGACGCTGGGCCATCAACCGATGGCCCAGCTGACCCACGCCATGGAGAACGTCCTTGACAAGCTGCGCAAGAAGAAGCTCGCCGCCAGCATGGACGTCGTCAACCTGCTCTTTGAGTGCCTCGACCTGCTCCGGGCGATGAAGGACGACATCGCCGACGGCCGCGAGACCGTCATCGACCTCGGCCCTGTCTTGACCAAGCTGGCCTCGGACTTCGGGGTGCCGGCCGCCCAGACCGCGGGCGGGGGAGCGTCCGGGGCGCCTCCGGAGATCGCCCCCGGCAATCCCACCGAGCCGGCCCCGGCCGGTCGGGACGCGATTGAAGTGGCCCGGGAGTTCGCCTCCGGGCTCAACGATACTGAACGGGCCCAGCTGGTCTCGGGCATGGCCCAGGGGGTCCAGGCCGTCCATTGCCGGGTGGCCTTCATCCCCGACTGCCTGATGACCTCCGTCCGCGCCTACCAGGTCCTCCTAGCCCTGGGGGAGATGGGCGAGGTGATCAAGAGCTTCCCCAGTCCCGAAGACATCGAGGCCGAGCGGGTCGGCCACGAGATCGCCGCCCTCCTCCTGACCCTGGAAGAGAAGGCGCACGTCGAGGGGACCCTGAAGGCCATCGGCGACGTCGAGTCGGCGGTCGTCTCGGTCGCCCAGGCCGCCCCCGGCGACGTCCAGCCGACCCGAGAGCCGACCCCCGCGCCGGAATCCGGCCGCGAGTCTCAGGCCTCCAAGAAGGGGGCGACCACCGTCCGGGTGGACGTCAACCTCCTGGACAACCTGATGAACCTGGTCGGCGAACTGGTCATCGACCGGACTCATCTGGCTCAGATCATGGGCCGCACCGAGCAGGGACGAGGCCTGGCGGAGGCGTCCGACGATCTGGTCCGGACCTCGGCCCACATCGGCCGGGTCACCACCCAGCTCCAGGAAGAGATCATGAAAGCCCGGATGCTGCCCATCGAGAACCTTTTTAAGAAATTCCCGAGGATGGTTCGGGACCTGGCCCTGAAAGCCAGGAAGGAGATCGATTTCGTCATCGAGGGCCAGGAGACCGAGCTCGACCGGTCGGTCATCGAGGAGATCGGCGACCCGCTGATGCACCTCCTCCGGAACTCCGTCGACCACGGGCTGGAGAGCCCCGAGGAGCGGCTGGCGGCCGGCAAGCCGCGGACCGGCACGGTCCGGCTGGCGGCCGAGCATTCCGAGAGCCACATCATCATCACTGTCAGCGACGACGGCCGGGGGATCGACCTGGACAAGGTCAAGGCCTCGGCCGTCCGCAAGGGCCTGATCAGCGAAGCCGCGGCCAAGCGGCTCAGCGACAAGGAGGCCCTGGACCTCATCTTCGTCTCCGGTCTGTCGACGGCCCAGGCCGTGACGGAAGTCTCCGGCCGGGGCGTCGGCATGGACGTCGTCCGCAAGAACATCGAACGGCTGAACGGGTCGATCGAAGTGGTGACGAACCTGGGCCTTGGGACCGAGACCAGGATCAAGCTCCCCTTGACCCTGGCCATCGTCCGGGCACTCCTGGTCTCCCTGGGTTCCAGCGTCTTCGCCATTCCGTTGACCTCGGTCTCGGAGACCATCCGGTTGACGGCCCAGGCGATCAAGACGATCAGACGCAAGGAGGCCATCGTCGTTCGGGATTCGGTCCTGCCCCTGGTCCGCCTGGCCAAGGTCTTCGGCATGCCTGAGGCCGCTGACCGGTCGAGCCAGTACGTGGTCGTCGTCAGCAGCAACGGGCAGCGGCTCGGGCTGGTCGTCGACGGCCTCGTCGGGGAGCAGGAAGTCGTCATCAAGAGTCTGGGCGGCTTCATCGGCAACATCACCGGGCTGTCCGGGGCGACCATCCTCGGCGAGGGCGACGTCGCGCTGATCATCGACGTCGGCAGCCTGGTCAAGTCGGAGACCAACCTGCGGATGGGTCTGGTCAGCTGAACCGCGAGCCGGACGGACGAAAGGAATCGAAGGAATGCAGAAGCTGACCGAAATGTCCCGGGAGAAATACCGGAAAGCCAGACAGGTGGTGGCCGACGGCATCCGGCGGGCCGGCCGGGCCCTGTCCGACCTGGTCGGGAAGGAGATCACGACCGGGTCGCCGGCGATCAAGCTGGTGCCCTTGCGAGACGTGCCCGGGCTGGCCGGGGGTCCGGAGGCCGTGGTGGCCGCGGCCTACCTGGCAGTCTCCGGCGACATCACCGCCCATATCGTCCTCTGCTTCGACCTGCCGAGCGCCCACAAGCTGGCCGGCCTGCTGCTCGACAGCGAGGCCGGCGACCTGGCGTCGACCGAGTTCTCGAAGATGGCCCGGTCGGCCCTCGGGGAGACCGGCAACGTCACCTGCTCATCCCTGCTGAACGCCTTGTCGGACCACACCGGCCTGACCATCCGACCCTCGATCCCGGTTCTCGTCGTCGACATGGCGGGGGCCATCCTCAGCGCCATCCTGGCCGAACTCGGCCCGGCGGGCGACGAAGCAATGCTCATTGAAACCGTCTTCGGCCAGGCGGAGGATTCCGTCAACGGATACCTCTTCCTCCTGCCCAACCCGGAGAGTCTCAAAACTATCATCCGACACCTGGGAGCCGTGCCCTCATGCCCGAGCGCATCGTAGCGATAGGCCTTGGTGAGTTCAGCATCTCGAGCGACCCGGATACCGTCCTGGTCGGATACGGGCTGGGGTCCTGCATCGGGGTGGTCATGTACGATCCCGAGGCGAGGACCGGCGGGATGGCCCACGTCGTCCTGCCGGAGAAGCTCGGCAACGGGGGCGATGACGCCGGGGCGAAGTGCGCCGACTCGGGCGTCGACCGCCTCCTGACCGAACTGGAACGGGCCGGGTGCAAGCGCTCGCGCCTGGTGGTCAAGCTGGCCGGCGGGG
This genomic window from Bacillota bacterium contains:
- a CDS encoding diguanylate cyclase, which encodes MTRERFLRVYIGTVVACGAAALGYTAAVVPIKDVAGVIFFFIAAGATALMPVALAKNSTINVGFALTFAAILLFGVPGGTWIAMAGALAGSLYPKVFKLDKLLFNVGSVALSGFLAGLVNELALDYLAGAPFYVVRYVAVPLVYFLSNSAFASFVISLVRNEAALRIWFDKYRWLAPNYLLLAPFGAAFAQVYLGTGLLGVTVFLPPLLMARYSFQLYTEKTKEVEQSLQKVKEHAAVIESKNVELNRRIGELSALHKSATAIGSTLNLHELLDLIIDLSAKTIGFSIGFLMLIQGDTNRVSFEIVRGFDEGDDAGYLDREACLEAALHTARTQQLYTLSPIDKVISIRHYRENRTPEDTLVFVPLVVNGSTLGVMGLTCSQESLKQQEDVLSIFASQAAAAIANAKLYESTEQAVVTDGITGLYNHRHFQELLDTELERARTQNYPVSLLLVDTDYFKVINDSYGHPVGDELLREMAGAIRSCLRTTDLTCRYGGDEFAVILSGADVHTAGEIADKIRRTIANRHFIVADGIPVSTTVSIGVSTFPKNATEKKALIDLAGRAAYHAKEHGRNLVSAIEAVQNQNEVPAGLSVTRALDPESYLGMMNTAYIDTIRALSYLVNAKDPYTYGHSCRVESYVVKISRALGLPEEDTRNIQRAALLHDIGKVGIDEGILRKEGPLTRLEYEVMKQHPQIGAQILERVDFLKELAPLVYHHQEMYDGGGYPSGLKGTDIPLGARIIAVADAYEAMTNNRPYRQRRTPAQALEELRKCSGKQFDPEIVEAFVKIVAPELVEVEGVEVATG
- a CDS encoding chemotaxis protein CheW translates to MQAEQQQVATEDKYVVFQLGGEAYGVDINKVQDINPMTKITQVPRAPEFVEGIINLRGRVIPVIDLRKRFGLPPQDHTRSTVIVVVEVEGNTIGVIVDAVSEVLPIPRGVVEPPSPFIAGVDSDYLRGVAKLEDRLIILLDLEKALNRQEKNDLKDKRFFQPAAVEKVV
- a CDS encoding chemotaxis protein CheA produces the protein MAQSLDITPEDLKVFLEEAEEQLQLLEGDIVKLEKSEDAELLQEIFRAAHTLKGSSATLGHQPMAQLTHAMENVLDKLRKKKLAASMDVVNLLFECLDLLRAMKDDIADGRETVIDLGPVLTKLASDFGVPAAQTAGGGASGAPPEIAPGNPTEPAPAGRDAIEVAREFASGLNDTERAQLVSGMAQGVQAVHCRVAFIPDCLMTSVRAYQVLLALGEMGEVIKSFPSPEDIEAERVGHEIAALLLTLEEKAHVEGTLKAIGDVESAVVSVAQAAPGDVQPTREPTPAPESGRESQASKKGATTVRVDVNLLDNLMNLVGELVIDRTHLAQIMGRTEQGRGLAEASDDLVRTSAHIGRVTTQLQEEIMKARMLPIENLFKKFPRMVRDLALKARKEIDFVIEGQETELDRSVIEEIGDPLMHLLRNSVDHGLESPEERLAAGKPRTGTVRLAAEHSESHIIITVSDDGRGIDLDKVKASAVRKGLISEAAAKRLSDKEALDLIFVSGLSTAQAVTEVSGRGVGMDVVRKNIERLNGSIEVVTNLGLGTETRIKLPLTLAIVRALLVSLGSSVFAIPLTSVSETIRLTAQAIKTIRRKEAIVVRDSVLPLVRLAKVFGMPEAADRSSQYVVVVSSNGQRLGLVVDGLVGEQEVVIKSLGGFIGNITGLSGATILGEGDVALIIDVGSLVKSETNLRMGLVS
- a CDS encoding chemotaxis protein CheC yields the protein MQKLTEMSREKYRKARQVVADGIRRAGRALSDLVGKEITTGSPAIKLVPLRDVPGLAGGPEAVVAAAYLAVSGDITAHIVLCFDLPSAHKLAGLLLDSEAGDLASTEFSKMARSALGETGNVTCSSLLNALSDHTGLTIRPSIPVLVVDMAGAILSAILAELGPAGDEAMLIETVFGQAEDSVNGYLFLLPNPESLKTIIRHLGAVPSCPSAS
- a CDS encoding chemotaxis protein CheD, coding for MPERIVAIGLGEFSISSDPDTVLVGYGLGSCIGVVMYDPEARTGGMAHVVLPEKLGNGGDDAGAKCADSGVDRLLTELERAGCKRSRLVVKLAGGAQLLSLPLNGHHWDIGERNIVAVNEALRRSGLATVKADVGGGYGRTMRFSIGSGRVTVSTVGRGEQVL